In Myxocyprinus asiaticus isolate MX2 ecotype Aquarium Trade chromosome 3, UBuf_Myxa_2, whole genome shotgun sequence, the following proteins share a genomic window:
- the LOC127430977 gene encoding lysosome membrane protein 2-like — protein MTRRSCIIYATGIVCAHLIILGIALLVAQVFQTMIQERIKKEITLGENSRVLKGWINPPPPVYMQYFFFNVTNPDEILAGKAKPKVTQMGPYTYREYRPRENVTFLENGTKIFATNPKSFVFLRNMSVGDPEVDRVTTVNIPFIAVMNELNSYSFFLRTAVSMWMGSMGIDVFMNRTVHEILWGFKDPLLSKLHALRPEVDEHFGLMYNKNGTHEGEFVFHTGEKNYMDYGKIDTWNGISQMNWWSSNQSNMINGTDGSVFHTFLSRKELLYIFAADLCRSIHLSYVSDTEVKGIPAFRFAPPSDVLAPPDENPSNAGFCVPAGDCLGKGVLKVSVCRQGAPIVVSFPHFYQADHSYINAIEGMNPNEEEHETYLDINPTTGVPIRACKRAQLNVILKRVSGFPKTKFLNGTIFPIMYVNETATIDDESAAQMRTLLMIVTVVSNFPVIIVGLGVILLVVLIFLVCRHRQRKNEVKRIDFTEAFHSFATTKDETAYTQVSNHAENSPENRTNQPLRNGSYIAMSPVEAQKC, from the exons ACAATGATTCAAGAACGGATCAAAAAG GAGATCACACTGGGAGAGAACAGCAGAGTATTGAAGGGTTGGATAAATCCACCGCCTCCTGTTTACATGCAGTATTTCTTCTTCAATGTTACCAATCCAGATGAGATCTTGGCTGGCAAGGCAAAGCCAAAAGTCACTCAAATGGGGCCATACACTTACAG GGAATACCGTCCCAGAGAAAATGTCACTTTCCTTGAAAATGGGACAAAAATCTTTGCCACAAACCCCAAGAGCTTTGTGTTTCTTCGCAACATGTCAGTGGGAGATCCTGAGGTTGATCGTGTGACAACAGTTAACATTCCGTTCATT GCTGTAATGAATGAGTTGAATTCCTACTCCTTCTTTTTGAGGACTGCTGTGTCTATGTGGATGGGATCCATGGGGATTGATGTCTTTATGAATCGCACAGTCCATGAGATTTTGTGGGGCTTCAAAGATCCACTGCTGTCTAAACTCCATGCCTTGAGACCTGAAGTGGATGAGCATTTTGGCCTCATGTATAAT AAAAATGGAACACATGAAGGTGAATTTGTCTTCCATACCGGAGAGAAGAACTACATGGACTATGGCAAGATTGACACATGGAATGGAATAAG TCAGATGAATTGGTGGTCGTCTAACCAGAGCAACATGATCAATGGTACTGATGGCAGTGTGTTCCACACCTTCCTGTCCAGGAAAGAGCTCCTCTACATCTTTGCTGCTGATCTATGCCG ttCTATTCATTTAAGTTACGTGAGCGACACAGAGGTGAAGGGTATCCCTGCCTTCCGCTTCGCCCCTCCTTCAGACGTACTGGCTCCCCCTGATGAGAACCCAAGCAATGCTGGCTTCTGCGTGCCTGCTGGAGATTGCCTCGGAAAGGGAGTCCTTAAAGTCAGCGTCTGTCGGCAAG GTGCACCCATTGTTGTGTCATTCCCTCATTTCTACCAAGCCGATCATAGCTACATTAATGCCATTGAAGGCATGAATCCAAATGAGGAGGAACACGAAACATACCTCGACATCAACCCA ACCACAGGGGTCCCCATTCGTGCCTGCAAGAGAGCTCAACTCAATGTCATCCTTAAGAGAGTCAGTGGCTTCCC caaaacTAAATTCCTGAATGGGACAATTTTTCCTATCATGTATGTCAACGAG ACGGCAACTATTGACGATGAGTCAGCTGCCCAGATGAGAACACTTCTGATGATTGTAACAGTGGTGTCCAATTTCCCTGTCATCATTGTGGGGCTGGGGGTCATTTTACTCGTGGTCCTGATCTTCCTTGTCTGCAGGCATCGCCAGAGAAAG AATGAAGTAAAACGTATTGATTTTACTGAAGCTTTTCATTCTTTTGCT ACGACGAAAGACGAAACGGCTTATACCCAAGTTAGCAACCATGCAGAAAATTCGCCGGAGAACCGCACTAACCAGCCTTTGAGGAACGGCTCTTATATTGCAATGTCACCAGTAGAGGCACAAAAGTGTTGA